From the Nycticebus coucang isolate mNycCou1 chromosome 13, mNycCou1.pri, whole genome shotgun sequence genome, the window cttttgttcatttttgtttgatCTTTAtcttgttattattactattttccttccttttttcttttctctcccttttctccctgtACCAAAGGACCATTTTACCTCAAAGCCTGGAGTCAAAGAAGTAGAAACCACACGTGAGGggaactaacaacaacaacaacaaaaaaaactggcaacatgaagaatctgAACAGTTCCTCTCCCCAAGGGATCACAATGTAACTACCGTAGATTATCTTGactataaataaattatgaaaaggaCCAAAACAGAATTCATATTATGCATGGCaaaaaatgatgaagggaatCAGAGGGAACGTGGAAAAtcaacaaaaggaaatacaaaaattgactcaagaatttaatgaaaagaCAAAGTCTCCAAGGATCTagacaaaattagaaaagatataATGGAGCTCAaagaattgaaggagtcattcaggaCATTTCAAAACATAGTAGAAAACTTCAACAACAGATTAAAACATGGAGAGGAAAGAATCTCATAGCTCAAAGACAAGGCCCTAGAACTTACCTAGtaatttaaagaggcagaagagagtaAAGACATAGCAATCTCCAAGACAGCTATGGGACTACATGAAGCttacaaacatacaaattataggtatccatGATGGAGAAAAAGATAATCTCAAAAGCGTGAAAGCCCTAATTGAGGATACatagctgaaaattttccaaacattaCTGAAGACTCAGACATACATGTACTAGATAGATATCGAACACTGGGTCAACTCAGTCCAGAGAGAGCATCTAATAGGCACATTGTAATTTCCCtgaccaaagtcaaaatgaatgagaaaattctgaaagcagccaggtgtaagctagcagggcaaatccatcagggtgacagctgaAACTTTACAACCTAGAAAAGAGCAGGCTCCAACCTTCAACTTCTGAAGCAAAACAACTGCCAGCCTAGGATTCTGTAccttgcaaaactaagtttcatattcaaagaagaaagtaaatcttttactgacaagcaaacattgaggaaatttgacaCTATAAGACCAGTTCTGCAGGAAGTACCCAGAGCTATACTACACACAGACCATGGACCACCAGCAAATTAAAGACACctagaaactaaaagacaaagcctagtttccacaatggcccaagtgataaaacaaagcaacagaCCTGCACATaacaagatgaacagaacttcaccctacttatcaattctcttgaTAAACATGAATAGGAACAGGCTTTGAATCCCtaactgaagaggcacaggctgactgACTGAACAAAAAAGTACAAGGCAATTATTTACTATCTCTAATAAATATATCTAACACCCAAGGATatatcaagactcagggtgaagtgtTGAaacattttaggcaaatggaaaccaaaagaaatcaGGAGCCATAATCCTTTTCACATATAATTGACTTTAAAGCCAAAAAGGTTAAGAAATACAAAGACAGGCACcatatactggtcaaaggaacaatacaacgagtagacatttcaattctaagtatttatgcactcAACATAAACACTTctagatttataaaatgaaccctagctggtctgaacaatatgataaccAAGAACATTGTAATAGCTgaggacttcaacactccactgaaAAAACTGGACAGACTCTCCAAAAGAAACTAAATCGAGAAATGAAACATGACTTTAGAACaaatgttaacaagtttgatgtaagctttccacagtgtatatcaaattatcacattgtaccccataaatgtattaatgtacgcagttacgatttaataaaaatataaaaaagaacaaatgggcTTACCAGACATATACAGAATGTTTCAGCCCaatactactgaatatacattcccATCAGCTAATAGATCATTCTCTAAGATTGACTATATCCTCAGACACAAATCAAGCCTCagcaaaatttgaaaaatagaaattataccttgtatctttacagaccacaatggaataaaacgaGAATTCAATaccaacagaaacactcatccttccacaaagtcatggaaactcaACAACCAAtcgctgaaagatagctgggtcaaagaagagataaagaaggaaattattagattctttgaaaaaaaagacaatgaagccacaagttTTCAAAACCTGTAAGATACTGCAAAGGCCATcacaagagggaaatttatcacattaaatgcccacatccacAAAACACAAAGAGCCTATGTCAATGATCTAATGATTGATCTTAAgaatctggaaaaggaagagcaatccaatctgATCCCGattccagcagaagaaaagaaataaccaaaatcagatcagaactaaatgaaattgagaactaAAGAACCATTCAgcagattaacaaaacaaaaagtgatttctttgaaaagttaaataaaattaataaacccttGGCtcgattaaccagaaacagaaaagtaagatctctaataagctcaatctGAAACACAAgggagaaataataacagatgccacagagacatGACAGGTCATCACAGAAtattacaaaaatctctatgcccatgAATTtgtaaatgtgaaggaaatggaaaagttcCTGGAATCACATTATCTCCCTAAACTcaatgaagaaatagaactcttgaacaaCCAATTTCAATCGCTgaaattgaaacaataaaaaagcttttaaagTAGAAGTCCCACACCAGAAGGTTTCACACTGCAACTCTACCAAACCATCAAAGAGACTCAGcactggtagctcagtggttaaggtgctggccacgtgcactttggctggtgggttcgaacacggtcagggcctgctaaacagcaatgacaacaataacaaaaaaatagctgggcattgtggtgggctcctgcagtcccagctactggtaggctgaggcaagacaatcacttagaAGAAACAAGAGCGTGGCGTGAGCATggggaagcaaaagaaaacaagaaagtatgCGATCATGAAGCAAATGCTTAGTCTCAGGGATCAGAGGCGTAAAGAAAAGGACAGATTGaaacctaaaaagaaagaaaagaaagatcccaGCAcattaaaggaaagagaagtccCCCAGCACCCTTCCTGCTTATTCTTCCAATACAATACACAGCTGGGCCCACCTTACCACATCTTGGCTGATACCAACTTTATCAACTTTTCCATTAAAGCCAAACTGGACTTAGTGCAGTCAATGATGGACTGTCTGTATGCCAAGTGCATTCCTTATATAGCT encodes:
- the LOC128563934 gene encoding rRNA-processing protein FCF1 homolog; translated protein: MGKQKKTRKYAIMKQMLSLRDQRRKEKDRLKPKKKEKKDPSTLKEREVPQHPSCLFFQYNTQLGPPYHILADTNFINFSIKAKLDLVQSMMDCLYAKCIPYIADCVMAETEKLRQKYRVALRIAKDPRFERLPCTHKGTYADDCLVQRVTQHKCYIVATVD